In one window of Dermochelys coriacea isolate rDerCor1 chromosome 3, rDerCor1.pri.v4, whole genome shotgun sequence DNA:
- the LAMP5 gene encoding lysosome-associated membrane glycoprotein 5, which yields MDVRLGAGRLLRLPGLLCLIHAMARLGAEQEVENLSGLSTSPEKDIFVVRDNGTTCLMAEFAAKLMVPYDVSASNYVDLITEDADIPLSRGAEVRGKCGPAESELQISWLGKVYTLKLYFIKEGHNASKRQEAVWKMNKIQFVYDSSERTYFKDAVNPGKHTANSHHLSALVTPAGKSYECQAQQTISLITSDHQRTVNLVLSEVRIQPFDISADFVFSEEHKCPVDEREQLEETLPLILGLILGLMIVITVCIYHIHHKLTASQVQIPRDRSQYKHMG from the exons ATGGATGTGAGGCTCGGAGCCGGTCGTCTTCTGCGCCTCCCGGGACTGCTCTGCCTTATCC ATGCCATGGCTCGACTCGGGGCCGAGCAAGAAGTGGAGAACCTCTCCGGGCTTTCCACCAGTCCCGAAAAGGATATTTTTGTGGTGCGGGACAACGGGACGACCTGTCTGATGGCAGAATTTGCAGCCAAATTGATGGTCCCTTACGATGTGTCGGCCAGCAATTATGTCGAC CTGATAACAGAAGACGCTGATATTCCGCTTTCCCGAGGAGCAGAAGTGAGAGGAAAATGCGGCCCTGCCGAATCGGAGCTCCAAATATCTTGGCTAGGCAAAGTGTACACCCTCAAACTATATTTTATAAAG GAAGGCCACAACGCATCGAAAAGGCAGGAGGCGGTCTGGAAAATGAACAAGATCCAGTTTGTCTATGATTCTTCAGAGCGAACCTACTTCAAAGATGCTGTCAATC CTGGGAAGCACACAGCCAACTCGCACCACCTTTCTGCCTTAGTCACTCCAGCTGGGAAATCCTACGAATGCCAAGCTCAGCAGACCATTTCCCTCATCACCAGCGACCACCAGAGAACCGTAAATCTCGTGCTGTCAGAAGTCCGCATTCAGCCCTTTGACATCAGTGCTGACTTTGTCTTCAGCGAAG AACATAAGTGTCCAGTGGATGAGAGGGAACAATTAGAAGAAACCCTGCCTCTAATTTTGGGTCTGATATTGGGGTTGATGATTGTGATAACCGTCTGCATTTACCATATCCACCACAAACTGACAGCCAGCCAGGTACAAATTCCTCGAGACAGATCTCAGTACAAACACATGGGATAG